In Rhizobium sp. EC-SD404, the following proteins share a genomic window:
- a CDS encoding peroxidase family protein: protein MVKLVQHDLEFILKQIKISEAHSAAIDANDTPADIAAKLSALVNGAGGTPGGVVGQAQAGLMPFGLRTVDGSFNNFTPGGELLGSSGQMMDRLLDPVFRPAEGSPAGLHAPGTPAGAPTSYTQPNGIVYDSQPRVISNLVADQTLKNPAALMAALAVEGITGGPALAIVQQVQSLLAAAEAAHDAVAAADETADAAVAAAQAIVNAATADEASAQSAYDLALASETTAETNLAAAQQVLQDAIAARDLQAGEVTVAQDAAAVALAALSTAQDAAIVTEDAKNVSFAELAIAEASAQAALDAFQLAPNTANAAAYAAADEARDDAALAYAQAVDADQSADQTLVAAQSTHATALSTLQAAIATQALLAAAVSGAQATVSSAELALAQATAALATATTALTAAEAALTEAVADLAAIPTGTAATTAAQAAADAADQAVIDLVTSHGVQMDGINVLIPNVSADLGDTAPYNGFFTIFGQFFDHGLDLTTKGGSGQVLIPLHPDDPLYGQGPTNFMVLTRATNQPGPDGRLGTADDIRENANETTPWIDLNQVYTSNASHQTFLREYASVNGRAVSTGDMLEGEAGGPPTWADVKAQAQTMLGIELKDADVNSVPLLATDLYGEFMRGPNGFAMATIGVTFTVNGAVVGRTAFVKEGHAGGLHPSELTLADLAAAGITVPAGASVAFSFASAGRAFLNDIAHNAAPGTTYDHDGSPSTPNIVVQPDTDTDTGNAIGVDGRFNKVAYDNELLDRHFIVGDGRGNENIALTSIHTVFHGEHNRQVDEIKATVLASNDLAFINEWLLDGHKLTALPTAGADLVWDGERLFQASRFSTEMVYQHLVFEEFARAVAPQVDAFLFSNSIDIDPAISQEFAQVVYRFGHSMLNEKVDVFGIGGDAANRDDPGLIEAFLNPVLFEATARMPKKRPARSCAAWAASAATKSTSS, encoded by the coding sequence ATGGTCAAGCTGGTTCAACACGATCTGGAATTCATCCTGAAACAGATCAAGATCTCGGAAGCACATAGCGCCGCTATCGATGCCAACGACACGCCTGCGGATATTGCCGCCAAGCTCTCGGCGCTCGTCAATGGCGCTGGCGGCACACCAGGCGGCGTAGTTGGCCAGGCGCAGGCCGGCTTGATGCCTTTCGGCTTGCGCACGGTCGACGGCAGCTTCAACAATTTCACGCCGGGCGGCGAACTGCTCGGCTCGTCCGGCCAGATGATGGACCGGTTGCTCGATCCCGTTTTCCGTCCCGCCGAAGGGTCACCGGCTGGTCTCCATGCGCCTGGCACGCCGGCCGGTGCGCCGACATCCTATACGCAGCCGAATGGCATCGTATACGATTCCCAGCCGCGCGTGATTTCCAACCTGGTTGCTGATCAAACGCTCAAGAACCCCGCTGCACTCATGGCGGCGCTGGCGGTCGAAGGGATCACCGGCGGGCCTGCACTGGCGATCGTCCAGCAGGTGCAGAGCCTGCTCGCCGCCGCCGAGGCAGCGCATGATGCCGTTGCTGCCGCTGATGAGACCGCCGACGCTGCGGTCGCAGCGGCACAGGCGATCGTCAACGCGGCGACCGCCGATGAAGCCTCAGCCCAATCGGCATATGATCTGGCGCTGGCGTCCGAGACGACGGCAGAGACCAATCTGGCTGCAGCGCAGCAGGTGCTGCAGGACGCGATAGCTGCGCGCGATCTACAAGCCGGAGAAGTGACCGTCGCGCAAGATGCCGCCGCGGTAGCTCTGGCTGCGCTCAGCACCGCGCAGGATGCCGCAATCGTAACCGAAGACGCAAAGAACGTGTCTTTCGCAGAATTGGCCATTGCGGAAGCATCTGCCCAGGCCGCGCTGGATGCTTTCCAGCTTGCACCAAATACCGCGAACGCCGCCGCCTATGCAGCCGCGGACGAAGCTCGTGACGACGCGGCTCTTGCCTATGCGCAAGCTGTCGATGCCGATCAGTCCGCCGACCAGACGCTGGTCGCGGCACAGTCGACCCATGCCACCGCCTTGTCGACGCTGCAGGCCGCAATCGCGACGCAAGCTTTGCTGGCCGCAGCAGTAAGCGGTGCCCAGGCGACCGTCTCTTCCGCCGAACTGGCGCTTGCCCAGGCCACTGCCGCTCTGGCTACCGCAACGACTGCGCTGACCGCCGCTGAAGCCGCCCTCACCGAGGCTGTGGCCGACCTCGCGGCCATCCCGACCGGCACGGCAGCGACCACCGCCGCCCAGGCTGCCGCGGATGCGGCAGACCAGGCCGTTATCGACCTCGTCACGTCGCATGGCGTCCAGATGGATGGCATCAATGTACTCATCCCGAACGTCTCGGCCGACCTTGGCGACACGGCGCCCTATAACGGCTTCTTCACGATCTTCGGCCAGTTCTTCGATCACGGTCTCGACCTGACGACCAAGGGCGGAAGCGGCCAGGTTCTGATCCCGCTCCATCCGGACGACCCGCTCTACGGCCAGGGTCCGACCAATTTCATGGTGCTGACGCGTGCGACCAACCAGCCTGGCCCCGATGGCAGGCTCGGCACGGCCGACGACATCCGCGAAAACGCCAATGAGACGACGCCGTGGATCGACCTGAACCAGGTCTACACCTCCAATGCCTCGCACCAGACGTTCCTCAGGGAATACGCATCGGTGAACGGCAGAGCCGTTTCAACCGGTGACATGCTGGAAGGCGAAGCCGGCGGCCCGCCCACCTGGGCCGACGTCAAGGCACAGGCACAGACCATGCTCGGCATCGAGTTGAAGGATGCTGACGTCAACAGCGTGCCACTCCTAGCGACCGATCTCTATGGCGAGTTCATGCGCGGCCCGAACGGCTTCGCAATGGCAACTATTGGCGTGACCTTCACCGTCAACGGCGCGGTCGTTGGCCGCACCGCCTTCGTCAAGGAAGGTCATGCCGGTGGCCTGCATCCCTCCGAACTCACCCTTGCCGATCTTGCAGCCGCAGGCATCACTGTGCCAGCTGGCGCGAGCGTCGCCTTCTCCTTCGCTTCTGCGGGCCGGGCATTCCTGAACGACATCGCGCATAATGCGGCGCCTGGGACGACCTACGATCATGATGGCAGCCCGTCGACACCGAACATCGTTGTACAGCCGGATACCGACACGGATACCGGCAACGCGATCGGCGTCGATGGTCGGTTCAACAAAGTGGCCTACGACAACGAGCTTCTCGATCGACACTTCATCGTCGGCGACGGGCGCGGCAACGAGAACATCGCCCTCACCTCGATCCACACCGTGTTCCATGGCGAACACAACCGCCAAGTGGACGAGATCAAGGCGACGGTTCTTGCTTCGAACGATCTCGCCTTCATCAATGAATGGCTGCTCGACGGCCACAAGCTGACGGCACTGCCGACAGCCGGCGCCGATCTCGTGTGGGATGGTGAGCGGCTGTTCCAGGCATCACGCTTCTCGACCGAAATGGTCTACCAGCATCTCGTCTTCGAAGAGTTCGCCCGTGCGGTCGCTCCGCAGGTCGATGCATTCCTCTTCTCCAACTCGATCGACATCGATCCTGCGATCAGCCAGGAATTCGCGCAGGTCGTCTATCGCTTCGGCCACTCGATGTTGAACGAAAAGGTCGATGTGTTCGGCATCGGCGGCGACGCTGCCAACCGCGACGATCCAGGCCTTATCGAAGCGTTTCTCAACCCGGTTCTCTTCGAAGCTACGGCACGAATGCCGAAGAAGCGGCCGGCGCGATCCTGCGCGGCATGGGCCGCCAGCGCGGCAACGAAATCGACGAGTTCATGA
- a CDS encoding histidine kinase has translation MLVLDADIARRFALFGGAVVIATTALVGWMSTTLITRNVLGTAASSTALFVDSIVTPHVQDLANASILQETAIEVLDRTFLDPALRDRFPFIEIWKADGTIAYSNHREMIGKTYPPPPSLAVAFAGEIASDFTDLRAQEHTARHFNEEYLEIYTPIRDLGGGTIIAVAEIHESAEAVRQELDFATRRNWALVVTLAFLVMAGLLTVVMRGNAIIRAQQRGLVERIEETERALDEVRRLKDAVQSATARLVEREEKAYRRIGADLHDGPAQLISYSTLKLEQIRRARSIAERSAMIEDVERALVEAVGEIRNMSQGLVLPDLDRMPVPKLIDAAIGAHEERTGSTVDRFITIDDPVLSRSFKICVYRFLQEALWNVHRHAPGTATTACCDIDAETVRVSVSNLPEENSASWDGRPGLGISGLKERVESLGGTFTIAHDGHTPTKLEMTLLKENV, from the coding sequence ATGCTGGTACTGGATGCCGATATAGCAAGGCGCTTTGCGCTGTTTGGCGGCGCCGTCGTCATTGCGACCACGGCGCTGGTCGGCTGGATGAGCACGACGCTGATCACCCGGAACGTCCTGGGCACGGCCGCGTCGTCGACTGCGCTCTTCGTCGACAGCATCGTCACGCCGCACGTGCAGGATCTTGCCAACGCTTCGATCCTTCAAGAGACCGCAATCGAAGTCCTGGATCGCACCTTTCTCGATCCTGCGCTGCGCGATCGTTTCCCCTTCATCGAGATCTGGAAGGCCGACGGCACGATCGCCTATTCGAACCACCGCGAAATGATCGGCAAAACTTACCCGCCGCCGCCCAGCCTTGCAGTGGCATTCGCAGGTGAAATCGCCTCCGACTTCACCGATCTGAGGGCGCAGGAACATACGGCGCGCCATTTCAACGAGGAATATCTGGAAATCTACACACCGATTCGCGATCTTGGCGGCGGAACGATCATCGCCGTAGCGGAAATTCACGAAAGCGCGGAAGCGGTGCGGCAGGAACTGGATTTTGCGACGCGGCGCAACTGGGCACTCGTCGTCACCCTGGCGTTCCTCGTCATGGCCGGGTTGTTGACCGTCGTGATGCGCGGCAACGCGATCATTCGTGCCCAGCAGCGCGGGCTTGTCGAGCGTATCGAGGAAACGGAGCGCGCCCTGGACGAAGTGCGCCGACTGAAGGATGCGGTGCAATCGGCAACGGCTCGCCTCGTCGAACGCGAAGAAAAGGCCTACAGGCGCATCGGCGCGGATCTGCATGACGGACCGGCCCAACTGATCAGCTATTCGACGTTGAAACTCGAGCAGATCAGACGCGCGAGGTCGATCGCCGAGCGCTCGGCGATGATCGAAGACGTCGAGCGGGCACTTGTCGAAGCCGTTGGCGAAATCCGCAACATGTCGCAAGGCCTCGTCTTGCCGGACCTCGATCGGATGCCGGTGCCGAAATTGATCGACGCGGCTATCGGCGCCCATGAGGAGCGGACGGGAAGCACGGTCGACCGGTTCATCACCATCGACGATCCGGTGCTGTCGCGATCATTCAAGATCTGCGTCTATCGTTTCCTGCAGGAAGCGCTCTGGAACGTTCATCGCCACGCGCCTGGAACGGCAACCACGGCCTGTTGCGATATCGATGCCGAGACGGTGCGCGTCAGCGTGTCGAACCTGCCAGAAGAGAACAGCGCATCTTGGGACGGCCGCCCCGGTCTCGGTATTTCCGGTCTGAAGGAGCGCGTCGAAAGCCTGGGCGGAACCTTCACGATTGCCCATGACGGACATACGCCGACGAAACTCGAAATGACCTTGCTGAAAGAGAATGTCTAA
- a CDS encoding response regulator transcription factor, translating to MARSVSVIVVDDHSIFRAGVVQSLSLDPQIRVVAEGSSADEAEELAGRLRPDIALIDVSMPGGGIEAARAITRMVPETKVVMLTVSENDDDVFDAVEAGAIGYILKGTSARDLISAVQSVASGQTHMAPKLALALLARARRRDQIDPQWVALESLTPRERSVLSLVARGLSNREVAATLQVGEKAVKSHLTGIFGKLKVRNRTEASLIAKAYEKQIAQWHAG from the coding sequence ATGGCCAGATCGGTTTCCGTTATCGTCGTCGACGATCACTCCATCTTCCGGGCCGGGGTGGTCCAATCGCTGTCGCTGGATCCGCAGATCCGCGTCGTTGCGGAAGGAAGCTCCGCCGACGAAGCCGAGGAACTGGCCGGAAGGCTGCGGCCCGATATAGCGCTCATCGACGTCTCCATGCCGGGAGGCGGCATCGAGGCCGCACGGGCGATCACGCGGATGGTGCCGGAAACCAAGGTGGTCATGTTGACCGTCTCTGAGAACGACGACGATGTTTTCGATGCGGTGGAGGCAGGTGCTATCGGATACATCCTCAAGGGCACTTCCGCCCGCGACCTTATTTCCGCAGTCCAGAGTGTCGCCTCCGGCCAGACGCATATGGCGCCGAAGCTCGCCTTAGCGCTTTTGGCGCGAGCACGGCGGCGCGACCAGATCGATCCGCAATGGGTGGCGCTCGAAAGTCTGACGCCGCGCGAGCGCTCCGTACTCAGCCTCGTCGCCAGGGGGCTCAGCAACCGGGAAGTGGCGGCGACGCTTCAGGTCGGAGAAAAGGCGGTCAAATCCCATCTCACCGGCATTTTCGGCAAACTCAAGGTGCGCAATCGCACCGAAGCAAGCCTCATCGCCAAGGCCTACGAAAAGCAGATAGCCCAGTGGCACGCGGGCTGA
- a CDS encoding DUF2200 domain-containing protein: protein MSNDRVFAMKFSKVYPLYVQKAERKQRTKDEVDQVIRWLTGYDQAGLERQIELETDFTSFFAQAPAFNPNSTLITGVVCGVRVEAVEDPLMQKIRYLDKLIDELAKGKAMTKILRH, encoded by the coding sequence ATGTCCAACGACCGCGTCTTTGCGATGAAGTTTTCCAAGGTCTATCCGCTTTACGTGCAGAAGGCCGAACGCAAGCAGCGCACGAAGGATGAGGTCGATCAGGTGATCCGCTGGCTCACCGGTTACGACCAGGCCGGGCTGGAAAGGCAAATCGAACTGGAAACCGACTTCACCTCATTCTTTGCGCAGGCGCCCGCTTTCAATCCGAACAGCACGCTCATCACCGGCGTGGTCTGCGGCGTGCGTGTGGAAGCGGTCGAAGATCCGCTAATGCAGAAGATCCGCTATCTGGACAAATTGATCGACGAACTGGCCAAGGGCAAGGCGATGACGAAGATCCTGCGGCATTGA
- a CDS encoding AraC family transcriptional regulator: MADPLAQIVGLLQPGAPFSKCVTGSGPWRVRRTQSPNPYYVAVIMGSLRYSDPRNGEVVVDAGDFILIPSARDFMMWSEAPSADNDMVVDPIILPGGGYRVGSIDGPIDMRALVGYCMFQSDDATLLSSLLPELVVVRGEHRLAMLMQLLGEEAVDNKPGRDVVLQHLLEVLLIEALRSAADLGDAPGLLRGLSDDRLAVAIRSMHAKPGRGWTVAELAREAALSRSGFHERFQDEVGMAPMEYLKAWRLALAKDLLRRREGSVGEIARQVGYRSASAFSVAFMRGVGVSPARYARDAAAIPAGMTADEFNGAIA; the protein is encoded by the coding sequence ATGGCGGATCCACTCGCGCAAATCGTCGGCCTGCTGCAACCGGGCGCGCCCTTCTCGAAATGCGTCACCGGCTCTGGTCCCTGGCGCGTGCGACGGACGCAATCGCCCAATCCCTACTATGTCGCCGTGATCATGGGCAGCCTGCGTTACAGCGATCCGAGAAATGGCGAAGTGGTCGTCGACGCAGGCGATTTCATCCTCATTCCCTCTGCCCGGGACTTCATGATGTGGAGCGAGGCCCCCAGCGCCGATAACGACATGGTGGTCGATCCCATCATCCTCCCCGGGGGCGGCTATAGGGTCGGCAGCATCGACGGCCCGATCGATATGCGGGCGCTGGTCGGCTACTGCATGTTCCAATCAGACGATGCGACGTTGCTGTCGTCGCTCCTGCCTGAACTCGTCGTGGTGCGAGGCGAGCATCGGCTCGCAATGCTGATGCAATTGCTTGGTGAGGAGGCCGTGGACAACAAGCCGGGGCGCGACGTGGTTTTGCAGCATCTGCTGGAAGTGCTCCTCATAGAGGCGCTGCGATCGGCCGCTGATCTTGGCGACGCGCCTGGATTGTTGCGCGGACTTTCGGACGATCGGCTGGCCGTGGCGATCAGAAGCATGCATGCCAAGCCCGGACGTGGGTGGACGGTCGCAGAACTGGCACGCGAAGCCGCCCTGTCGCGCTCGGGATTCCATGAGCGCTTCCAGGACGAGGTGGGAATGGCGCCGATGGAGTACCTGAAGGCATGGCGCCTGGCGCTCGCCAAGGATCTGTTGCGCAGGCGCGAGGGAAGCGTCGGCGAGATCGCCCGTCAGGTGGGCTATCGGTCGGCAAGCGCATTCAGCGTCGCCTTCATGCGCGGCGTCGGCGTTTCCCCGGCCCGCTACGCGCGCGATGCTGCTGCAATCCCTGCCGGAATGACGGCGGATGAATTCAACGGCGCCATCGCCTGA
- a CDS encoding SDR family NAD(P)-dependent oxidoreductase, giving the protein MTENKRIALVTGANQGIGLQIAKDLAADGLTVLLASRNLDRGNAAAETIDGDVHPIQLDVTEEASIRSAVKQVEDKFGRLDILINNAAISRANGEQSETMQDYIKRSRATVIDVDEVRTIWETNVFGVLAVTQAFVPLLRKSEAARIVNVSSGLGSLAVNAAPHPHRATFNPGYGASKTALNAITLAFAIDLEAENIKVNAVTPGYTSTALNNYEGNETVEQGAAEAVRVALLGSDGPTGTFTGSVNEAYPW; this is encoded by the coding sequence ATGACTGAGAACAAGCGCATCGCACTCGTTACGGGTGCAAACCAGGGCATCGGGCTTCAGATCGCAAAAGACCTTGCCGCCGACGGCCTTACTGTCTTGCTCGCCTCGCGTAACCTCGACCGGGGCAACGCCGCGGCCGAGACGATCGATGGCGATGTCCACCCGATCCAGCTCGACGTGACCGAGGAGGCTTCGATCCGTTCAGCCGTCAAGCAGGTCGAGGACAAGTTCGGCCGCCTCGATATTCTCATCAATAACGCTGCCATTTCCCGCGCCAACGGCGAGCAGTCGGAAACGATGCAGGACTATATCAAACGCTCGCGCGCGACGGTGATTGACGTCGATGAGGTGAGGACCATCTGGGAAACGAATGTCTTCGGCGTTCTCGCCGTCACTCAGGCATTCGTCCCCCTGCTGCGCAAATCGGAAGCCGCGCGCATCGTCAACGTGTCTAGCGGCCTCGGCTCGCTCGCAGTCAATGCCGCGCCCCATCCGCACCGTGCGACGTTCAACCCCGGCTACGGCGCGTCGAAGACCGCACTGAACGCGATCACGTTGGCATTTGCCATCGACCTCGAGGCGGAGAACATCAAGGTCAACGCCGTCACCCCCGGTTACACCAGCACCGCGCTCAACAATTACGAAGGCAACGAAACCGTCGAGCAGGGGGCCGCTGAAGCCGTGCGCGTCGCGCTTCTCGGCAGCGACGGCCCTACGGGCACCTTTACGGGATCGGTCAACGAAGCCTATCCCTGGTGA
- a CDS encoding homoserine dehydrogenase, whose amino-acid sequence MRVVKVAIAGLGGVGRATAELLLSRRGRYREVYATDVRLAAACGSRSGRADPDGLEASDLDALEDGRTGPDFIAASGADILIEAGPSDFRTGGPGLVYIHASLSAGLDTIVVSKGALVHSGSALRQLAKSTGATLKLSGAAASALPTIDLLEHSLKGCRVVRVEGILNATTNYLLDAMTTRGIDFHEALRQAQAGGFAEANPSNDVDGWDTAAKLVLIANFGLGADLTMEDVQVEGIGSVTMDRVQAWRADGVVPKLVGELSWPDGLLRATVGIRTYPTKDPLSQVGGKDKAIRILTEEMGETIAIASGKEPMATAAAALKDLESLLAMRAAGPSSD is encoded by the coding sequence ATGCGGGTAGTGAAGGTCGCAATCGCCGGGCTGGGCGGCGTGGGGCGCGCCACGGCCGAACTGCTTCTGTCGCGGCGGGGACGGTATCGTGAGGTGTACGCGACCGATGTCCGCCTCGCGGCAGCCTGTGGCTCCCGGTCCGGTCGAGCCGATCCTGATGGACTCGAAGCGTCGGACCTGGATGCTCTCGAAGATGGCCGGACGGGGCCGGATTTCATCGCAGCCAGTGGCGCGGACATCCTGATCGAGGCGGGACCGAGCGATTTCCGCACCGGAGGCCCTGGGCTTGTCTACATCCACGCTTCCCTTTCAGCCGGCCTCGACACGATCGTGGTGTCGAAAGGTGCGCTCGTGCACAGCGGATCAGCGTTGCGCCAGCTCGCCAAGAGCACCGGCGCGACGCTGAAGTTGAGCGGCGCAGCTGCCTCGGCGCTGCCGACGATCGATCTCCTCGAACACAGTCTCAAGGGATGCAGGGTCGTCCGCGTCGAGGGGATACTCAACGCAACGACCAATTACCTGCTCGACGCAATGACCACACGGGGCATCGATTTCCACGAGGCGCTCCGCCAAGCGCAGGCCGGCGGGTTCGCCGAGGCCAATCCGAGCAACGACGTCGATGGCTGGGATACCGCCGCCAAGCTCGTCCTCATTGCCAATTTCGGTCTCGGAGCCGATCTGACCATGGAGGACGTGCAAGTCGAAGGCATTGGATCGGTCACGATGGACCGCGTCCAGGCTTGGCGCGCCGATGGCGTCGTCCCGAAGCTCGTCGGTGAATTGAGTTGGCCGGACGGTTTGCTGCGCGCCACCGTCGGGATCAGAACCTATCCCACAAAGGACCCGCTATCGCAGGTCGGCGGCAAGGACAAAGCGATCCGAATCCTAACGGAAGAGATGGGAGAAACGATCGCCATCGCATCAGGCAAGGAACCGATGGCCACCGCGGCGGCAGCGCTGAAGGATCTGGAGTCTCTCTTGGCAATGCGGGCTGCCGGGCCGTCGTCGGATTGA
- a CDS encoding AraC family transcriptional regulator, translating to MMKPIFSDLLALIERHARHDYVTPITGLKVGRTDRPTEPAHSIYQPSFGLVARGVKELMVGEIPFHYAAGESLLCTADVPVTSQVTEASPEAPYLAIHIEIDPSTVAELLREQVDVSANTPVTSVASKHLLDPELIDPLIRLLSLIDRPSDIPVMAPLILREITWRLLHSDHGPMLSQLAFANGHAARIGRATAWIRDNFAEPLSIPDLAARASMSVPSFHRHFKAVTSMTPVQFHKRVRLQEARRGLASADTISAVAYEVGYESISQFNRDYRRLFNLTPSGDAASLRAAHLPEPGARRQTATM from the coding sequence ATGATGAAACCGATATTCTCGGACCTTCTTGCGCTTATCGAGCGCCATGCGCGCCACGACTATGTGACCCCGATCACCGGGCTCAAGGTCGGCCGTACCGATCGGCCGACCGAGCCAGCGCATTCGATCTACCAGCCATCGTTCGGGTTGGTGGCGCGGGGTGTCAAGGAACTTATGGTCGGCGAGATTCCCTTTCACTACGCGGCAGGCGAGAGCCTGCTGTGCACGGCCGACGTTCCGGTCACGTCGCAGGTCACCGAAGCCAGCCCCGAAGCGCCCTATCTCGCGATCCATATCGAGATCGACCCTTCGACCGTTGCGGAGCTTCTTCGCGAACAGGTCGACGTATCGGCCAACACGCCGGTCACGTCGGTTGCGAGCAAGCATCTGCTCGATCCGGAATTGATCGATCCTTTGATCCGATTGCTGTCACTCATCGATAGACCGAGCGACATCCCGGTCATGGCGCCGCTGATCCTCCGCGAGATCACGTGGCGGCTGCTTCACAGCGATCATGGTCCTATGCTCAGCCAGCTCGCGTTTGCAAACGGTCACGCGGCGCGCATCGGACGAGCGACCGCCTGGATCAGAGACAATTTCGCCGAACCGCTCAGCATTCCCGATCTCGCCGCTCGGGCAAGCATGAGCGTCCCCAGCTTTCACCGTCACTTCAAGGCGGTGACATCGATGACGCCGGTGCAATTCCACAAGCGGGTGCGCCTGCAGGAAGCGCGTCGTGGCCTGGCATCAGCCGATACGATCTCGGCGGTGGCATACGAAGTCGGCTATGAAAGCATCTCGCAGTTCAACCGCGATTATCGGCGCCTGTTCAACCTGACGCCGAGCGGCGATGCCGCTTCGCTGCGTGCAGCGCATTTGCCGGAACCAGGCGCGCGCCGCCAAACCGCCACGATGTAA
- a CDS encoding Gfo/Idh/MocA family oxidoreductase, with protein sequence MSNKQFRVGIIGADTQASWAGASHVPALAAQQSLVLHAVATRREESAKAAAEAFGAERWFADPYAMIRDDDIDIVTVAVKVPAHRDLVMAALAAGKAVYSESPLGATLVETEEMASAAKGLHTAIGLQGRHNPAVRRAAEIVASGRLGRLMSARVGATTFGYGPEAPSVYDYFNKAASGASFMTITTGHVLDVIEAVLGTITEVDARTELLWPQIRIVDTGEISVREIPDHLDLIAKTASNAPVSVQVLAGVSPDQANFSFEVRGSEGWLKLTGNHPAGVQVGDLKLASSPEFVEPDAPVASGSGPTAADFWTGASINVGEVYAALARDLLAGTSKTPGFAHALHNSRLVDTVERAAKTGHRQSLAA encoded by the coding sequence ATGTCGAACAAGCAATTTCGCGTTGGTATCATCGGCGCAGACACCCAGGCCAGTTGGGCAGGCGCGTCACACGTGCCCGCTCTAGCGGCACAGCAGTCCCTTGTCCTTCACGCTGTGGCGACGCGGCGGGAAGAAAGCGCCAAGGCGGCAGCCGAGGCTTTCGGTGCGGAGCGCTGGTTTGCCGATCCGTACGCCATGATCCGGGACGACGACATCGATATCGTGACCGTTGCCGTCAAGGTGCCAGCGCACCGCGACCTTGTCATGGCGGCGCTTGCGGCCGGCAAGGCCGTCTACAGTGAATCGCCGCTGGGCGCGACGCTCGTCGAAACCGAGGAAATGGCGTCGGCGGCAAAGGGCCTTCACACGGCGATCGGCCTGCAGGGGCGACACAACCCCGCCGTCCGCCGCGCCGCTGAAATTGTTGCCTCGGGTCGGCTCGGTCGGTTGATGTCGGCACGGGTGGGCGCGACCACCTTCGGCTATGGGCCTGAAGCGCCGAGCGTCTACGATTATTTCAACAAGGCCGCATCCGGCGCGAGCTTCATGACGATCACGACGGGTCACGTTCTCGACGTCATCGAGGCGGTGCTCGGCACCATCACAGAAGTCGATGCGCGCACCGAACTGCTCTGGCCGCAGATCAGGATCGTGGATACGGGCGAAATCTCGGTCCGCGAAATTCCCGATCATCTCGACCTCATCGCCAAGACGGCGAGCAACGCACCCGTCTCCGTGCAAGTTCTGGCAGGCGTATCGCCGGATCAGGCGAACTTCAGCTTCGAGGTTCGCGGATCCGAAGGTTGGCTGAAGCTCACTGGCAATCATCCCGCCGGTGTCCAGGTTGGCGACCTCAAGCTTGCATCCAGTCCCGAATTCGTTGAACCGGATGCGCCGGTGGCCTCCGGTTCGGGGCCGACGGCGGCCGACTTCTGGACCGGTGCATCGATCAATGTCGGTGAGGTCTATGCCGCGCTCGCCCGCGATCTGCTGGCTGGAACGTCCAAGACGCCCGGCTTTGCCCATGCCCTTCACAACAGCCGTCTCGTCGACACCGTCGAACGCGCTGCCAAGACCGGCCACCGTCAGAGCCTCGCGGCCTGA